From Streptomyces sp. NBC_01551:
AGTACTAAGCACCACCTGTAGATCTTTCCCGCGGCATCCGCCCCGGGGGAACTGACACCGGTACCTGACACGGCCGGTGCAGATATGAAGGAGTATCACCATGCCGCGTCCCGCAAAGGGTGCCCGTCTGGGCGGCAGCGCCGCGCACGAGAAGCACCTCCTCGCGAACCTCGCGAAGTCGCTCTTCGAGCACGGCCGCATCACGACGACCGAGGCCAAGGCCCGCCGCCTGCGTCCGGTCGCCGAGCGTCTGATCACCAAGGCGAAGAAGGGCGACATCCACAACCGTCGCCTCGTTCTGCAGACGATCACGGACAAGAGCATCGTGCACACGCTGTTCACCGAGATCGCCCCGCGCTACGAGAACCGCCCCGGTGGTTACACGCGCATCACCAAGATCGGCAACCGTCGCGGCGACAACGCCCCGATGGCCGTGATCGAGCTGGTCGAGGCCCTTACGGTCGCCCAGCAGGCCACCGGTGAGGCCGAGGCCGCCACCAAGCGCGCGGTCAAGGAGGCGGAGGCCACCGAGGCTCCCGCCGCCGAGGAGACCAAGGAGGCCTGATCCCCTCCGGGATCACGCTGAATGGCTCTGAGCGGGCCCGCCCCTTTCCCGGGGCGGGCCCGTTCTGCTTTTCCTGACGTTCTTGTGCTTCTGAGAGGATCGCTCACGTGAGTGACGAGGTGGAGCCCGGGCACGTCCGGGTGCGGCTGGACCTGTCGTACGACGGGAAGGACTTCTCCGGCTGGGCCAAGCAGCGCACGCTGCGTACGGTCCAGGGCGAGCTGGAATCGGCCCTGAAGACCGTGATGCGGCTGCCCGAGCCGGTCGAGCTGACCGTCGCAGGGCGGACCGACGCCGGGGTGCACGCCCGCGGTCAGGTGGCCCAGTTCGACCTGGCCGAGGAGGTGTGGGCCGAGCACCACGACAAGCTGCTGCGCCGGCTCGCCGGGCGGCTGCCGCACGACGTACGGGTGTGGAAGGCCGCCGAGGCCCCCGAGGGGTTCAACGCGCGCTTCTCCGCCATCTGGCGCCGGTACGCCTACCGCGTCGGCGACCACCAGGCCGGGGTGGACCCGCTGCGCCGCGGGCACGTCCTGTGGCACCAGTGGCCCCTGGACGTGGACGCCATGAACCGGGCGTCCGCCGCGCTGCTCGGGGAGCACGACTTCGCCGCGTACTGCAAGAAGCGCGAGGGCGCCACGACCATCCGTACGCTCCAGCAGCTCAGCTGGGAGCGGGCCGAGGACGGGATCGTCACCGCGACCGTCCGGGCCGACGCGTTCTGCCACAACATGGTCCGCTCGCTGGTCGGCGCCCTGCTGCACGTCGGCGACGGCCACCGGCCCGTCGAATGGCCCGGGCAGGTGCTGGCCGCGGCCGTACGGGACTCCTCGGTGCACGTGGTCAGGCCGCACGGGCTGACCCTGGAGGAGGTCGGCTACCCGGCGGACGAGCTGCTGGCCGCGCGCAGCAAGGAGGCGCGGAACCTGCGCACCCTCCCGGGCGCGGGCTGCTGCTGAGCCGGGCGACGCGGTCCTGCCGTCCCCGCGCCACGTGGTCCTTTCGTCGTCGCGCCGGGGCATGACCGGGTCCATCGGTGCACGGGGAGCCCGGTGTCGCCGCAAAGCATTTGGGCGGCGCCCCGGTGGCCCGGGACAATGCCCCGCATGGGACATCTCGAAGCCAGCCACCTGGAGTACTACCTTCCCGACGGGCGGGTCCTGCTCCCCGACGTCTCCTTCCGTGTGGGGGAGGGGTCGGTCGTCGCCCTCGTCGGGGCGAATGGGGCCGGCAAGACCACCTTGCTCAAGATGATTTCCGGGGAGCTCCAGCCGCACGGCGGCGGCATCACCGTCTCCGGCGGGCTCGGCGTCATGTCGCAGTTCGTGGGCTCCGTACGGGACGAGACGACCGTGCGCGACCTGCTGGTCTCGGTGGCGCAGCCGCGGATCCGGGAGGCCGCGAAGGCCGTGGACCGCGCCGAGCAGCTGATCCTCACGGTGGACGACGAGGCCGCCCAGATGGCGTACGCGCAGGCGCTCAGCGACTGGGCCGACGTCCAGGGCTACGAGGCGGAGACCCTGTGGGACGTCTGCACGATGGCCGCGCTGGCGATCCCGTACGACACCGCGCAGTTCCGCGAGGTGCGCACGCTCTCGGGCGGTGAGCAGAAGCGGCTCGTGCTGGAGGCGCTGCTGCGCGGGCCGGACGAGGTGCTGCTGCTCGACGAGCCGGACAACTACCTCGACGTCCCGGGCAAGCGGTGGCTGGAGGAGCAGCTGAAGGCCACCCGCAAGACGGTGCTGTTCGTCTCGCACGACCGGGAGCTGCTGACCCAGGCCGCCGAGAAGATCATCAGCCTGGAGGCGAGCCCGACGGGCTCGGACGTCTGGGTGCACGGCGCGGGCTTCGACACGTACCACGACGCCCGCAAGGAGCGCTTCGCGCGCTTCGAGGAGCTCAAGCGGCGCTGGGACGAGGAGCACGCCCGCCTGAAGGCGCTGGTGCTGCGGCTGCGCAACCAGGCGGCGAGCAGCCCCGACATGGCCTCGCGGTACCGGGCGATGCAGACCCGCTTCCAGAAGTTCGAGGAGGCCGGGCCGCCGCCGGAGCCGCCGCGCGAGCAGGACATCCGGATGCGGCTCAAGGGCGGCCGTACGGGCGTGCGCGCGCTCACCGTCGAGAACCTGGAGCTGACGGGGCTGATGAAGCCCTTCTCGCTGGAGGTCTTCTACGGCGAGCGGGTCGCGGTGCTCGGCTCGAACGGCTCCGGGAAGTCGCACTTCCTGCGGCTGCTGGCGGGCGAGGACGTCAAGCACACGGGCACCTGGAAGCTGGGCGCCCGCGTGCTGCCCGGGCACTTCGCGCAGACCCACGCGCATCCCGAGCTGTTCGGCCGCACGCTGGTCGACATCCTGTGGACGGAGGCGGCGAAGCCCCTCGGTGCGGCGATGGGCGTGCTGCGGCGCTATGAGCTGGAGCGCCAGGGGGAGCAGCCGTTCGAGAAGCTGTCGGGCGGGCAGCAGGCGCGCTTCCAGATCCTGCTGCTGGAGCTGGCGGGCACCACTGCGCTGCTGCTGGACGAGCCGACCGACAACCTGGACCTGGAGTCGGCGGAGGCCCTGCAGGACGGCCTGGAGTCGTACGACGGCACTGTGCTGTGCGTCACGCACGACCGGTGGTTCGCCCGCACATTCGACCGCTACCTGGTCTTCGGTTCGGACGGTGTGGTGCGGGAGACTCAGGAGCCGGTCTGGGACGAGCGGCGCGTGAAGCGCGAGCGCACGTAGGGTCGGGCGCAAGCGCCGGGGGAGACGCCCCTTGAGCGGCCGATGGGAGGCGTTGTGGGGCTGAGGCCTGGCACCTGGCTCAGGAGACGGGACCTCGCCGGCGGGCGGGGCGGCCCGGGTGTACGGGCCGAGCGGCTGGTCGAACGG
This genomic window contains:
- the rplQ gene encoding 50S ribosomal protein L17; translation: MPRPAKGARLGGSAAHEKHLLANLAKSLFEHGRITTTEAKARRLRPVAERLITKAKKGDIHNRRLVLQTITDKSIVHTLFTEIAPRYENRPGGYTRITKIGNRRGDNAPMAVIELVEALTVAQQATGEAEAATKRAVKEAEATEAPAAEETKEA
- the truA gene encoding tRNA pseudouridine(38-40) synthase TruA; its protein translation is MSDEVEPGHVRVRLDLSYDGKDFSGWAKQRTLRTVQGELESALKTVMRLPEPVELTVAGRTDAGVHARGQVAQFDLAEEVWAEHHDKLLRRLAGRLPHDVRVWKAAEAPEGFNARFSAIWRRYAYRVGDHQAGVDPLRRGHVLWHQWPLDVDAMNRASAALLGEHDFAAYCKKREGATTIRTLQQLSWERAEDGIVTATVRADAFCHNMVRSLVGALLHVGDGHRPVEWPGQVLAAAVRDSSVHVVRPHGLTLEEVGYPADELLAARSKEARNLRTLPGAGCC
- a CDS encoding ABC-F family ATP-binding cassette domain-containing protein; translated protein: MPRMGHLEASHLEYYLPDGRVLLPDVSFRVGEGSVVALVGANGAGKTTLLKMISGELQPHGGGITVSGGLGVMSQFVGSVRDETTVRDLLVSVAQPRIREAAKAVDRAEQLILTVDDEAAQMAYAQALSDWADVQGYEAETLWDVCTMAALAIPYDTAQFREVRTLSGGEQKRLVLEALLRGPDEVLLLDEPDNYLDVPGKRWLEEQLKATRKTVLFVSHDRELLTQAAEKIISLEASPTGSDVWVHGAGFDTYHDARKERFARFEELKRRWDEEHARLKALVLRLRNQAASSPDMASRYRAMQTRFQKFEEAGPPPEPPREQDIRMRLKGGRTGVRALTVENLELTGLMKPFSLEVFYGERVAVLGSNGSGKSHFLRLLAGEDVKHTGTWKLGARVLPGHFAQTHAHPELFGRTLVDILWTEAAKPLGAAMGVLRRYELERQGEQPFEKLSGGQQARFQILLLELAGTTALLLDEPTDNLDLESAEALQDGLESYDGTVLCVTHDRWFARTFDRYLVFGSDGVVRETQEPVWDERRVKRERT